In Lonchura striata isolate bLonStr1 chromosome 2, bLonStr1.mat, whole genome shotgun sequence, a single genomic region encodes these proteins:
- the TBC1D4 gene encoding TBC1 domain family member 4 isoform X3 — protein MLLVLYFTEASRDELQSRKVKLDYDEVGICQKDAINVWDKKLLNCRAKIRCDMEDIHSTLKEGVPKSRRGEIWQFLAVQHRVRHRLPNKQQPPDISYEELLKQLTTQQHAILVDLGRTFPTHPYFSTDLGAGQLSLFNLLKAYSLLDKEVGYCQGISFVAGVLLLHMSEEQAFEMLKFLMYDLGFRKQYRPDMMSLQIQMYQLSRLLHDYHRDLYNHLEENEISPSLYAAPWFLTLFASQFSLGFVARVFDIIFLQGTEVIFKVALSLLSSQETSIMGCESFENIVDFLKTTIPDMTKPQMEKIITQVFEMDISKQLHAYEVEYHVLQDELQENVSPCDEGEPLEKLERANNHLKRQNMDLLEKLQVAHAKIQSLEASLETALTRENKMKTVIQSLEQEKITYQKTLEQIVKYLPAEVLSDCELLLKEVNYNPNNKIWSKP, from the exons CAAGCAGAGATGAGCTCCAATCAAGAAAAGTAAAACTGGACTATGATGAAGTTGGCATATGTCAGAAAGATGCCATAAATGTTTGGGATAAGAAGTTACTTAACTGCAGAGCCAAAATCCGATGTGACATGGAAGATATTCATTCCACTTTAAAAGAAG GTGTACCAAAAAGTCGTCGGGGAGAAATTTGGCAGTTTTTGGCTGTGCAACACCGAGTCAGGCACAGGCTGCCAAACAAGCAGCAGCCTCCTGACATCTCTTATGAAGAACTTCTGAAACAACTGACTACTCAACAGCATGCCATCCTTGTAGATCTAG GACGGACATTCCCTACACATCCTTACTTTTCCACAGACCTGGGAGCAGGACAGCTATCACTGTTTAATCTCTTGAAAGCATATTCTTTGCTGGACAAAGAAGTTGGTTATTGTCAAGGTATAAGTTTTGTAGCTGGAGTGCTGCTTCTACATATGAGTGAAGAGCAGGCCtttgaaatgctgaaattcCTCATGTATGACCTCGGCTTCCGTAAACAGTACAGACCAGACATGATGTCACTACAG ATTCAGATGTATCAGCTCTCAAGGCTTCTACATGATTATCACAGAGACTTGTATAATCATCTTGAAGAGAATGAAATCAGTCCCAGTCTTTATGCTGCACCGTGGTTTCTTACACTGTTCGCATCTCAATTTTCATTAGGATTTGTAGCAAGAGTGTTTG acattatttttcttcaaggaACAGAGGTAATATTCAAAGTAGCATTGAGCCTACTTAGCAGTCAAGAGACATCTATAATGGGATGTGAGAGTTTTGAGAACATTGTTGACTTTCTTAAAACCACTATTCCAGATATGACTAAAcctcaaatggaaaaaattattaCTCAG GTATTTGAGATGGATATTTCAAAACAGCTCCATGCCTATGAAGTAGAGTACCATGTTCTTCAGGATGAACTACAGGAAAATGTGAGTCCCTGTGATGAAGGTGAACCTCTGGAGAAACTGGAGAGGGCTAACAATCATTTGAAGAGGCAAAATATGGATTTGTTGGAGAAGCTACAG GTTGCTCATGCTAAAATTCAGAGTCTGGAAGCCAGCCTGGAGACTGCTTTGACACGAGAGAACAAAATGAAGACTGTAATTCAGTCACTGGAACAGGAGAAGATAACATATCAAAAGACTCTTGAACAGATAGTGAAGTATTTGCCAGCAGAAGTGTTGTCTGACTGTGAACTGCTCCTTAAGGAAGTAAATTACAAcccaaataataaaatatggaGTAAGCCATAA